One segment of Ipomoea triloba cultivar NCNSP0323 chromosome 12, ASM357664v1 DNA contains the following:
- the LOC115999312 gene encoding uncharacterized protein LOC115999312, with product MMLTQFAIEYKPRPAIKAQALADFIVECTARDPEPDRPTALEEPWWEASTDGSSSKKGCGGGVVLTSLEGFKIYQALIFKFQPTNNEAEYETLLGGVRLARQMKADRLRLQSDSRLVIGQLSGTIEAKEERMIQYKDVALELLQQFDKYELIQVPRTENIDADMLSKLTQEAPEYVSKIARIEEIGSPSIDVIEVRPVEISEPDWMYDLKNYIANDTLPDDTTRAKKVRLRAPRFQLIDGKLYKRSYGGPLLRCLTNDEAKIVIEEVHEGICSAHQGPRTLAQKIILLGYYWPSINLDCEQYVRRCATCQEFHRLPSRPTTYYQPINKVIPFARWGVDLIGAFPMAAGRKKYVIVAIDYFTKWVEAEALATITSQQCQKFLWEKSFQILKKSNGFEWTPACQSAFDDLKAYLSSLPVLSKPEKDETLSIYMAVSNRAVSSVLVREETKGV from the exons atgatgctTACCCAGTTTGCGATTGAGTATAAGCCGCGCCCTGCCATCAAAGCTCAAGCGTTGGCGGACTTCATTGTTGAGTGTACCGCGCGGGACCCGGAGCCCGACCGCCCGACCGCCTTGGAGGAACCATGGTGGGAAGCCTCTACTGACGGGTCGTCCAGCAAGAAAGGATGCGGCGGAGGAGTCGTGCTTACATCTCTTGAAGGTTTCAAAATTTATCAAGCTTTGATCTTTAAGTTCCAACCCACCAACAACGAAGCGGAGTATGAAACACTCTTAGGCGGAGTACGGTTGGCTAGGCAGATGAAGGCCGACCGACTGAGGTTACAGTCGGATTCCCGGTTGGTGATCGGTCAACTATCTGGAACGATCGAAGCGAAGGAGGAACGCATGATACAATACAAGGACGTTGCCCTGGAGTTGTTACAACAGTTCGACAAGTATGAGTTGATCCAGGTGCCCAGAACGGAGAACATAGACGCTGACATGTTGTCCAAATTGACACAGGAGGCCCCTGAGTACGTGTCTAAGATCGCACGAATTGAAGAGATCGGGTCGCCGAGCATTGATGTTATTGAGGTCCGACCGGTTGAGATAAGCGAGCCAGATTGGATGTACGATTTGAAAAATTACATTGCTAATGACACCTTACCAGATGACACCACCAGGGCGAAGAAGGTCAGACTGAGAGCACCACGCTTCCAATTGATCGATGGCAAACTCTACAAGCGGTCGTATGGCGGACCGCTCTTGAGGTGTCTGACCAACGATGAGGCCAAGATTGTGAttgaggaagttcatgaaggcatTTGTTCGGCTCACCAAGGACCAAGGACGCTGGCGCAAAAAATCATCCTGCTAGGATACTATTGGCCCTCAATCAACTTGGATTGCGAACAGTACGTTCGGCGATGCGCTACTTGTCAAGAATTTCACCGATTGCCCAGTCGACCAACCACATATTACCAACCGATCAACAAGGTAATACCCTTTGCAAGATGGGGAGTTGATTTGATCGGAGCATTCCCAATGGCAGCCGGTCGGAAGAAATATGTGATCGTGGCCATTGATTATTTCACCAAGTGGGTAGAAGCAGAAGCACTAGCAACCATCACTTCGCAGCAATGCCAAAAGTTTCTCTGGGAAAAG TCNTTTCAAATACTGAAGAAGTCTAATGGGTTCGAATGGACACCAGCATGTCAATCGGCGTTCGACGACCTGAAGGCCTACTTGAGTTCATTACCAGTTTTGTCCAAGCCGGAGAAAGATGAGACACTCTCCATCTACATGGCAGTTTCTAACCGGGCGGTCAGTTCAGTGCTCGTACGGGAGGAAACCAAGGGAGTCTAG